From Myotis daubentonii chromosome 15, mMyoDau2.1, whole genome shotgun sequence, one genomic window encodes:
- the CDH15 gene encoding cadherin-15 produces MDTVLLFALGLLAQGLDLSLGVPGLRRPGTLFPWHRAPSSGRVRRAWVIPPISVSENYKRLPYPLVQIKSDKQQLGSVIYSIQGPGVDEEPRGVFSIDKFTGKVFLNALLDREKTDRFRLRAFALDLGGSTLEEPTDLEIVVVDQNDNRPVFRQEVFTGHVLEGAVPGTYVTRAEATDADDPETDNAALRYSILEQGSPQLFSIDEHTGEIRMVQVGLDREVVAVYNLTLQVADMSGDGLTSTASAIITLEDVNDNAPGFTREEFFMEATEAMSGVDVGRLEVEDRDLPGSPNWAARFTILEGDPDGHFAIRTDPKTNEGVLSVVKPLDYESCDQYALRVEVQNEVPLQAAAPRAERDQARVSVQVRDVNEAPVFQENPLRTSLAEGAAPGTPVATFSARDPDTQQLQRLSYSKDYDPEDWLQVDGATGWVQTQSVLSPASPFLKDGWYRAIILAYDDASPPCTATGTLSIEILEVNDHAPELSPSSGSLCSEPDQGSGLLLGATDEDLPPHGAPFHFQLSPRVPELARNWSLSRINMSHARLRLRHQVQEGLHRLSLLLQDSGQPPQHREQLLNVTVCHCGQDGVCLQGAAALRAKGTGLSLGALGIVLASVILLFLLALPVALLSRFRQQPWDKGLLPGLQDDLRDNILNYDEQGGGEEDQDAYDISQLRHPAELAALSAPLGRPLLRRDTPFSWVRPPPSRVLPTSPADMADFINDGLEAADSDLSVPPYDTALIYDYEGDGSMAGTLSSILSSLGDEDQDYSCLQDWGPRFARLADMYGPP; encoded by the exons ATGGACACCGTGCTCCTCTTCGCCCTCGGGCTGCTGGCCCAG GGCCTGGACCTCTCACTGGGGGTTCCCGGGCTGAGGAGGCCCGGCACCCTGTTTCCCTGGCACCGGGCGCCCTCGTCTGGCCGCGTGCGCAGAGCCTGGGTCATCCCCCCCATCAGTGTGTCCGAGAACTACAAGCGCCTCCCCTACCCGCTGGTgcag ATCAAGTCTGACAAGCAGCAGCTGGGCAGCGTCATCTACAGCATCCAGGGCCCCGGCGTGGACGAGGAGCCCCGGGGCGTGTTCTCCATTGACAAGTTCACAGGGAAGGTGTTCCTGAACGCCCTGCTGGACCGGGAGAAGACGGACCGCTTCCGG CTCAGGGCCTTTGCTCTGGACCTGGGAGGATCCACCCTGGAGGAGCCCACGGACCTGGAGATTGTGGTTGTGGATCAGAACGACAACAGGCCTGTCTTCCGGCAGGAGGTGTTCACCGGGCACGTGCTGGAGGGTGCTGTGCCAG GCACCTATGTGACCAGAGCCGAGGCCACGGATGCTGACGACCCAGAAACAGACAACGCGGCCCTGCGGTACTCCATCCTGGAGCAGGGCAGCCCCCAGCTCTTCAGCATCGATGAGCACACAGGGGAGATACGCATGGTGCAAGTGGGCCTGGACCGCGAG GTGGTCGCCGTGTACAATCTGACCCTGCAGGTGGCGGACATGTCTGGAGATGGCCTGACCAGCACTGCCTCAGCCATCATCACTCTCGAGGACGTCAATGACAACGCCCCCGGCTTCACCAGGGAGGAG TTCTTCATGGAGGCCACCGAGGCCATGAGTGGAGTCGATGTGGGCCGGCTGGAGGTGGAGGACAGGGACCTTCCGGGCTCCCCCAACTGGGCAGCCAGGTTCACCATCCTGGAGGGTGACCCCGATGGGCATTTTGCTATCCGCACAGACCCCAAGACCAATGAAGGCGTGCTGTCTGTGGTGAAG cccctggaCTATGAGAGTTGTGACCAGTACGCCCTCAGAGTGGAGGTGCAGAACGAGGTCCCCCTGCAGGCGGCTGCGCCCAGGGCGGAGCGGGATCAGGCCAGAGTCAGCGTGCAGGTGCGGGATGTCAACGAGGCGCCCGTGTTCCAGGAGAATCCACTGAGGACCAGCCTGGCAGAGGGGGCGGCCCCAGGAACCCCTGTGGCTACCTTCTCTGCCCGGGACCCCGACACACAGCAGCTGCAGAGGCTCAG CTACTCCAAGGATTATGACCCTGAGGACTGGCTGCAAGTGGATGGAGCCACAGGCTGGGTCCAGACCCAGAGTGTGCTCAGCCCGGCGTCCCCCTTCCTCAAGGATGGCTGGTACAGGGCCATCATCCTGGCCTACGACGATG CTTCCCCGCCCTGCACGGCCACCGGAACCCTGTCCATTGAGATCCTGGAAGTCAATGACCACGCCCCCGAGCTGTCCCCCTCATCTGGAAGCCTGTGCAGTGAGCCAGACCAGGGCTCTGGCCTTCTCCTGGGTGCCACGGACGAGGACCTGCCCCCCCACGGGGCCCCCTTCCACTTCCAGCTGagccccagggtcccagagctggccCGGAACTGGAGCCTCAGCCGGATTAACA TGAGCCATGCGCGCCTGCGGCTGCGGCACCAGGTCCAGGAGGGGCTGCACCGCCTCAGCCTGCTGCTCCAGGACTCAGGGCAGCCACCTCAGCATCGCGAGCAGCTCCTTAATGTGACCGTGTGCCACTGTGGCCAGGATGGCGTCTGCCTGCAGGGGGCCGCTGCGCTGAGGGCAAAGGGCACAGGCCTCAGCCTGGGCGCCCTGGGCATCGTGCTGGCCAGTGTCATCCTGCTGTTCT TGCTCGCCCTGCCGGTGGCCCTCCTCTCACGGTTCCGACAGCAGCCATGGGACAAGGGGCTTCTACCGGGGCTGCAGGATGACCTCCGGGACAACATCCTCAACTATGATgagcaggggggcggggaggaagacCAG GATGCCTACGACATCAGCCAACTGCGCCACCCGGCAGAGCTGGCAGCCCTGAGTGCCCCTCTGGGACGGCCGCTGCTGCGCCGCGACACCCCGTTCAGCTGGGTGCGCCCCCCACCATCCCGCGTGCTGCCCACCAGCCCCGCTGACATGGCAGACTTCATCAACGAT GGCTTGGAAGCTGCGGACAGTGACCTCAGCGTCCCGCCCTACGACACTGCTCTCATCTATGACTACGAAGGAGATGGGTCCATGGCAGGGACACTGAGCTCCATCCTCTCCAGCCTGGGTGACGAGGACCAAGACTACAGCTGCCTCCAGGACTGGGGCCCTCGCTTTGCCCGGCTGGCCGACATGTACGGCCCTCCCTGA